One segment of Thermoanaerobacter kivui DNA contains the following:
- a CDS encoding energy-coupling factor transporter ATPase, with translation MEHIITTKNLSFKYQSSEDTQQLVLKNLNLEFEKGQFIAIIGHNGSGKSTLAKHFNALLLPTEGKVYVKGMDTKDKNLLWDIRQTAGLVFQNPDNQIVAAIVEEDIAFGPENLGIPPDEIRERVEYALKVVDMLQYKDYAPHMLSGGQKQRVAIAGIIAMKPECIVLDEPTAMLDPIGRREVISTIKKLNKEEGITVILITHFMEEAVNADRVIVMDDGKVILDGTPREVFKEVKLLKKIGLSVPQVTELAYQLKEEGFDVPTDILTVEEMVRFLCQYA, from the coding sequence ATGGAACACATAATAACTACGAAAAACTTGTCCTTTAAGTATCAGTCATCCGAGGATACGCAGCAATTAGTCTTAAAAAATTTGAATTTGGAATTTGAAAAGGGGCAATTTATCGCTATAATAGGGCATAATGGTTCTGGCAAATCAACATTGGCTAAGCATTTTAATGCTCTGTTATTGCCTACAGAAGGGAAAGTATACGTAAAAGGCATGGATACAAAAGACAAAAATCTTTTGTGGGACATAAGACAGACAGCAGGTTTGGTATTTCAAAACCCTGATAACCAAATAGTAGCAGCTATAGTAGAAGAGGATATTGCTTTTGGTCCCGAAAACTTAGGGATTCCTCCAGATGAGATAAGAGAAAGAGTAGAATATGCTCTAAAAGTTGTAGATATGCTGCAATATAAAGATTATGCTCCTCATATGCTTTCAGGGGGACAAAAGCAAAGAGTAGCAATTGCCGGCATTATTGCAATGAAGCCGGAGTGCATAGTCTTAGACGAGCCTACTGCAATGCTTGACCCTATTGGCAGAAGAGAAGTCATCTCCACAATCAAAAAACTTAATAAAGAAGAAGGAATTACTGTAATATTAATAACACATTTCATGGAGGAAGCTGTAAATGCCGATAGGGTCATTGTGATGGATGATGGCAAAGTAATCTTAGATGGTACTCCGAGGGAGGTTTTTAAAGAAGTAAAACTTTTAAAAAAAATCGGCCTTAGTGTGCCCCAGGTTACAGAATTGGCTTATCAACTAAAAGAAGAAGGCTTTGACGTCCCTACCGATATCTTGACTGTGGAGGAAATGGTGAGATTTTTATGCCAATACGCGTAG
- the rplQ gene encoding 50S ribosomal protein L17: MGYRKLGRPSDQRRAMLRNLVTDFLKYGRITTTEARAKEVRSISEKMITLGKRGDLHARRQALAYILDESVVKKLFDEIAPKYKDRQGGYTRILKLGPRRGDGAPLVIIELV, translated from the coding sequence ATGGGCTACAGAAAATTAGGGCGTCCTTCTGACCAAAGGAGAGCCATGCTTAGAAATTTAGTAACAGATTTCTTAAAATACGGAAGAATAACAACAACAGAAGCTAGAGCGAAGGAAGTTCGCAGCATTTCTGAAAAAATGATTACTCTTGGTAAAAGAGGCGATTTACACGCAAGAAGACAGGCATTGGCTTATATCTTAGATGAAAGTGTTGTAAAAAAATTGTTTGACGAAATAGCCCCAAAATATAAAGATAGACAAGGTGGATACACAAGAATTCTAAAGCTTGGGCCTCGCAGAGGAGATGGCGCACCACTGGTAATTATTGAATTGGTGTAG
- a CDS encoding DNA-directed RNA polymerase subunit alpha: MFEMIEPKIEIVEQTEDGTYGKFVVEPLERGYGITLGNSLRRVLLSSLPGAAPKSVKIDGVLHEFSTLPGVKEDVVEIILNLKEVAAKLHSDEPVVARIDVEGKGEVTAGHIVGGGDLEILNPNHHIATLSDDGKLHMEIVFVKGKGYVPSDKNKEPNQPIGVIPVDSIFTPVKRVSYNVENTRVGHVTDYDKLTLEIWTNGTVTPKEAISMASDMLIKYFQKFISFTGEYKSSDIFVDKPEKKIEKPLDMTIEELDLSVRSYNCLKRAGINTVQELTQKTEEEMMKVRNLGKKSLEEVKQKLEALGLSLKKADE; the protein is encoded by the coding sequence ATGTTTGAAATGATTGAACCAAAAATAGAGATTGTTGAACAGACGGAAGATGGGACGTACGGTAAATTTGTAGTAGAACCTCTGGAGAGGGGTTATGGAATAACTTTAGGTAATTCTTTAAGGCGTGTACTTTTGTCTTCGCTTCCTGGAGCTGCTCCTAAATCTGTAAAAATAGATGGAGTGTTACATGAGTTTTCTACATTACCAGGAGTAAAAGAAGATGTAGTAGAAATTATATTGAACCTTAAAGAGGTAGCTGCAAAATTACATTCTGACGAACCTGTAGTTGCAAGAATTGATGTTGAAGGTAAAGGAGAAGTTACTGCAGGTCATATAGTAGGTGGTGGGGATTTGGAAATTTTAAACCCCAATCACCATATTGCTACTTTAAGTGATGATGGTAAGCTCCACATGGAAATTGTATTTGTAAAAGGCAAAGGATATGTACCTTCTGATAAGAACAAAGAGCCAAATCAGCCAATTGGGGTTATTCCAGTAGACTCTATTTTCACGCCAGTAAAAAGGGTAAGCTATAACGTAGAAAATACCCGTGTGGGACATGTTACAGATTATGACAAACTTACACTAGAAATATGGACTAATGGAACAGTAACTCCTAAAGAGGCTATTAGTATGGCCTCTGACATGTTAATTAAATACTTCCAAAAATTTATATCTTTTACTGGAGAGTACAAAAGTTCAGATATTTTTGTAGATAAGCCGGAAAAAAAAATCGAAAAGCCTCTTGACATGACGATTGAGGAATTGGACCTATCTGTCAGGTCATATAATTGTTTAAAAAGAGCTGGTATAAATACAGTGCAGGAATTGACTCAAAAGACAGAGGAAGAAATGATGAAGGTGAGAAACTTAGGAAAAAAATCTCTTGAGGAAGTTAAACAAAAACTTGAAGCATTAGGACTCAGCTTAAAAAAGGCAGACGAATGA
- the rpsD gene encoding 30S ribosomal protein S4: MGRYTGPTCRLCRREGMKLYLKGDKCYTDKCPFTRRAYAPGQHGQNKKKLTNYAMQLREKQKLKRYYGVLERQFVRYYEEAERMKGITGENLLQLLERRLDNVVFRLGFAASRPQARQLVSQGHIEVNGKKVDIPSYLVKPGDVIAVREKSRSMELIKNNLEVSRTVPDWLELDKDAFEGRVVSMPRREHIDLPIQEHLIVELYSK, encoded by the coding sequence ATGGGAAGATACACAGGACCTACATGCAGATTATGCAGAAGAGAAGGTATGAAATTATATTTGAAAGGTGATAAATGTTATACAGATAAATGTCCTTTTACAAGGAGGGCATATGCTCCAGGCCAACACGGACAAAACAAAAAGAAGCTTACAAACTACGCTATGCAATTGAGAGAAAAGCAAAAATTAAAAAGGTATTATGGCGTTTTAGAGAGACAATTTGTCAGATATTATGAAGAAGCAGAAAGAATGAAGGGAATCACTGGCGAAAACTTGCTGCAACTTTTAGAAAGGCGTCTTGATAATGTAGTATTTAGACTTGGATTTGCAGCATCTCGTCCACAAGCGAGACAGCTTGTAAGTCAAGGACACATAGAGGTAAATGGCAAAAAGGTTGACATACCATCTTATTTAGTAAAACCAGGTGACGTCATAGCAGTGAGAGAAAAAAGCCGCTCAATGGAATTAATAAAGAATAATTTAGAAGTATCTCGAACTGTGCCAGATTGGCTGGAGCTCGATAAAGATGCCTTCGAAGGTAGAGTAGTATCAATGCCAAGAAGAGAACATATAGATCTACCTATCCAAGAGCACTTGATTGTTGAGCTTTATTCTAAGTAA
- the rpsK gene encoding 30S ribosomal protein S11: MAKKVKRATRRREKKHVERGVAHIHSTFNNTIVTITDPAGNTISWASAGTIGFKGSRKSTPFAAQMAAESAAKSAMEHGMKTVDVYVKGPGAGREAAIRALQAAGLEVSLIKDVTPIPHNGCRPPKRRRV; this comes from the coding sequence ATGGCTAAAAAAGTTAAAAGAGCTACAAGAAGGCGTGAGAAAAAACACGTAGAGCGCGGAGTGGCACATATCCATTCTACGTTTAATAATACAATTGTAACCATAACAGACCCTGCCGGAAATACAATTTCTTGGGCAAGTGCTGGTACAATAGGATTTAAAGGTTCAAGAAAATCTACACCTTTTGCGGCACAAATGGCTGCAGAGTCGGCTGCAAAATCAGCCATGGAACACGGTATGAAGACTGTCGATGTGTATGTAAAAGGACCTGGTGCAGGTAGAGAAGCAGCAATAAGAGCTTTACAGGCGGCTGGCCTTGAAGTAAGTCTTATAAAAGACGTAACACCAATTCCACACAACGGTTGCAGACCGCCAAAGAGAAGAAGAGTATGA
- the rpsM gene encoding 30S ribosomal protein S13 has protein sequence MARIAGVDLPRDKRIEIALTYIYGIGRSRSNEILAKAGVNPDTRVKDLTEEEVSRLREIIDKEYKVEGDLRKEVALNIKRLMDIGCYRGIRHKRGLPVRGQRTRTNARTRKGPRKTVAKKKK, from the coding sequence ATGGCGAGAATAGCAGGTGTTGACTTACCAAGGGACAAAAGAATAGAAATTGCGTTGACATATATATATGGCATAGGCCGTTCCCGTTCAAATGAGATTCTTGCTAAAGCAGGAGTAAACCCCGATACAAGGGTTAAGGACTTGACAGAAGAAGAAGTTTCAAGGCTCAGAGAGATAATTGATAAAGAATACAAAGTTGAAGGTGACCTAAGAAAAGAAGTAGCTTTAAACATAAAAAGATTAATGGATATAGGATGCTACAGAGGCATAAGGCATAAAAGAGGTTTACCTGTAAGAGGCCAAAGGACAAGAACAAATGCTAGAACGAGAAAAGGGCCAAGAAAGACTGTGGCTAAAAAGAAGAAGTAA